In the genome of Augochlora pura isolate Apur16 chromosome 8, APUR_v2.2.1, whole genome shotgun sequence, one region contains:
- the LOC144474392 gene encoding homeotic protein female sterile isoform X4: protein MSERNEAKMQQVDTISQNNSTSAPGKTSTTPAAPPKEPPPRDEPPVEPVNGVVQPPVVPPPNRPGRVTNQLQFLQKGVLKPVWKHQFAWPFQQPVDAKKLNLPDYHKIIKQPMDLGTIKKRLENTYYWSGKECIQDFNTMFTNCYVYNKPGEDVVVMAQALEKLFLTKVAQMPKDEVELEVPVPKGPKGKKAGRVGAPVSGVAGGAGGTGRGRPSSGAAAVTSSVPNSLTPSATSAGTTGVIPMPPLGTQAPASVPGSTNTTTIAPPSSIGVTPMATHNSLPQQVVPPTSGYHAQPAMDPQAASAVPPPPQVPTAPTVMPPSQPAKLKKGVKRKADTTTPTANSFEPLYKLDPKNAKIPTRRESGRQIKKPTRQAEDGLVPFQANMPLIGAMAQQPQHTTGKSKEKLSEALKFCNEILKELFSKKHSGYAWPFYKPVDAELLGLHDYHDIIKKPMDLGTVKTKMDNREYKTAQEFASDVRLIFTNCYKYNPPDHDVVAMARKLQDVFEMRHAKIPDEPMGSMVGMKGSSSSASSSGSESSSESDDSEEERTQKLVALQQELKAMQEQMRKLVEESGKKKSKKKKPDKTKSRPMSNKSSSLVASHTGAMKELMKPSGGIPNVSDSVGASIASVAMGAGDLKMPGGMGGDLHHPAITVGPNKTHAAGGMSHHLPTAANPKQKGKGRGPGKAAAANTANKRPKANSRSAGTKKKSASSQPPPTTFDSEDEDNAKPMSYDEKRQLSLDINKLPGDKLGRVVHIIQSREPSLRDSNPDEIEIDFETLKPSTLRELESYVASCLRKKPHKKVSGKSKDEQMAEKKQELEKRLQDVTGQLGNVKKTAKKEDSSKSVDVVGTGGASGPSRLSASSSSSSDSDSSSSSLSSSSSDSSDSEAGNSSNRPPRKKAKKNTPSTGQPTTTTTTTPATTLNHSGGLLMNNQPPTNSTGPITKPAVTQPSNISSEQGGNNQQSVAVAAVTVGQGMPVASHTSMPAQPSRPTAMATAAPVKKPTPPPPTTSNPPTPSVSVPTPPPSVTPTNTNSMVPSPVVPQPPQPPTSVSSFSNANTPVPADGTALTQQSDLLQPYNTLAPVPTTQTSLEQTLSIKKEPHIPMIQAPHTTTNNSLNLISDVKPPVNMMPTSMATNLNLGNITMANLNMNLPQGLATHMSMHNQLENMINTTSALTNIQNSHNATMSQQHSNGFSNIKRESSPPNMLNNNGIPGLNIGMNMGAMSSIFDPLPITSMPMQISQMPIKKEEKPLPTSQPPMAQKPMDAGALFADMSTLGIPPMGNHSNSQLMPEKKMTPPDSKNPASNFASAFKNKTVEQNVKNASSWSSLAQASSPQSTAGSSMKSAARDSFQAFKKQAKEKQDRQRALMEQQEMRRQQKEQAERERLRQENERRREREEEDALDKVRKTVGDQQGNVLSATSRAEEVKAIVDTDSSSPSHSSSQDKAAAERERQRLREQERRRREAMAGQIDMNMQSDLMAAFEESL, encoded by the exons AAACGAAGCCAAGATGCAGCAGGTGGACACTATCTCACAAAATAATTCG ACAAGTGCACCTGGTAAGACATCAACTACACCAGCGGCTCCTCCAAAGGAACCACCTCCACGTGATGAACCGCCCGTGGAACCAGTCAATGGTGTAGTCCAACCACCTGTTGTGCCACCACCTAATCGCCCAGGGCGTGTTACCAATCAACTACAATTTCTCCAAAAAGGTGTGCTCAAACCAGTATGGAAGCATCAATTCGCGTGGCCTTTTCAACAACCTGTAGATGCCAAGAAACTCAATTTACCA GATTaccacaaaattataaaacaaccAATGGATTTGGGCACAATCAAAAAAAGATTAGAAAATACTTATTACTGGAGTGGGAAAGAATGTATTCAAGATTTCAATACAATGTTCACCAATTGCTACGTTTACAACAAACCTGGAGAAGATGTTGTAGTTATGGCACAAGctctcgaaaaattatttcttacaaaG GTTGCACAAATGCCAAAGGACGAAGTAGAACTCGAAGTTCCTGTTCCAAAGGGACCCAAAGGCAAAAAAGCTGGCAGAGTCGGAGCACCAGTAAGTGGAGTAGCAGGGGGTGCAGGAGGTACAGGTCGAGGTCGACCTTCATCTGGTGCAGCTGCAGTTACTTCCAGTGTACCAAATAGCCTAACGCCTTCAGCTACATCTGCTGGAACGACAGGCGTTATCCCTATGCCTCCACTTGGCACCCAAGCACCTGCATCTGTACCTGGGAGCACAAATACGACTACTATCGCGCCTCCATCAAGTATAGGTGTCACCCCAATGGCTACACACAATTCTTTGCCTCAACAAGTGGTCCCTCCAACCAGCGGTTACCATGCACAACCAGCAATGGACCCGCAAGCAGCCTCTGCTGTACCTCCTCCTCCACAAGTTCCCACTGCACCCACAGTAATGCCTCCATCACAACCTGCAAAACTTAAAAAGGGAGTGAAGAGAAAGGCTGATACTACAACTCCTACTGCAAATTCTTTTGAGCCTTTATATAAACTGGATCCTAAAAATGCCAAAATACCTACGAGACGAGAATCTGGCagacaaataaaaaag CCAACGAGGCAAGCGGAAGACGGCTTAGTGCCATTCCAGGCCAACATGCCCCTGATTGGGGCAATGGCCCAACAG ccTCAACATACCACTGGAAAGTCGAAGGAAAAACTTTCCGAAGCTTTGAAATTCtgcaatgaaattttgaagGAATTGTTCTCAAAAAAGCATTcg gGTTATGCGTGGCCCTTCTACAAACCAGTGGATGCGGAATTATTAGGTCTACATGACTATcatgatataataaagaaaccaATGGATCTTGGTACTGTAAAG ACGAAAATGGATAACCGTGAATATAAAACTGCACAAGAGTTTGCAAGTGACGTACGACTCATATTTacgaattgttataaatataatcctCCTGATCATGATGTTGTTGCAATGGCTAGAAAACTTCAAGATGTTTTCGAAATGAG GCACGCGAAAATTCCGGATGAACCCATGGGAAGTATGGTAGGCATGAAAGGTAGCAGTAGTAGCGCCAGTAGTTCGGGATCCGAAAGTTCTTCGGAGAGCGATGATTCAGAAGAGGAACGTACCCAAAAATTGGTTGCTTTGCAGCAAGAG cTTAAAGCTATGCAAGAACAAATGAGGAAACTAGTAGAAGAAAGCGGCAAAAAGAAgagtaaaaagaagaaacccGACAAAACGAAATCAAGGCCAATGAGCAATAAGAGTAGTAGTCTTGTTGCCAGTCATACTGGTGCCATGAAAGAACTAATGAAACCAAGTGGTGGGATTCCAAATGTCTCTGACAGTGTTGGTGCTAGTATAGCTAGTGTTGCAATGGGTGCAGGTGATTTGAAAATGCCTGGTGGTATGGGTGGTGATCTTCATCATCCAGCTATAACAGTAGGACCTAATAAAACTCATGCAGCAGGAGGCATGAGTCATCATCTGCCAACGGCGGCGAATCCCAagcaaaaaggaaaaggaagagGACCTGGAAAAGCTGCAGCTGCAAATACTGCAAATAAAAGGCCGAAAGCTAACAGTAGATCAGCTGGAACTAAGAAAAAGAGTGCCAGTAGTCAACCTCCTCCTACTACATTTGATTCGGAGGACGAAGACAATGCTAAACCAATGTCTTATGATGAGAAGAGACAACTTAGTCTggatattaacaaattaccTG gAGATAAATTAGGACGCGTCGTGCATATAATACAATCTCGAGAACCTTCATTGAGGGACTCAAACCCAGATGAGATAGAAATTGACTTTGAAACGCTAAAACCATCCACATTGAGGGAATTGGAAAGCTATGTCGCCTCATGTCTCAGAAAAAAGCCAC ataaaaaagttagTGGTAAATCTAAGGACGAACAAATGGCAGAGAAGAAACAGGAGCTAGAGAAAAGGTTACAAGATGTTACGGGGCAGTTAGGCAATGTTAAAAAAACTGCTAAGAAAG AAGACAGTAGTAAGTCGGTTGACGTAGTTGGAACTGGAGGAGCTAGTGGGCCTTCGCGATTGTCGGCATCAAGCAGTAGTAGCAGCGATAGCGACTCCAGCAGTAGTTCACTTTCTTCGAGCTCCAGTGATTCAAGCGACAGTGAAGCAG GAAACTCTTCCAATCGTCCTCCAAGAAAGAAAGCAAAGAAGAATACACCAAGTACGGGGCAACCAACAACAACAACTACTACTACGCCG GCAACTACACTGAATCACAGCGGAGGTCTTTTAATGAACAATCAACCCCCAACAAATTCTACGGGACCAATAACAAAACCAGCTGTAACACAACCTAGCAATATATCTTCAGAACAAG gTGGTAATAATCAACAGTCTGTGGCAGTAGCAGCTGTTACAGTTGGTCAAGGAATGCCTGTAGCAAGTCACACGTCTATGCCAGCGCAACCATCGCGACCTACGGCTATGGCTACTGCAGCACCTGTAAAAAAGCCAACTCCTCCACCACCAACTACTTCTAATCCACCAACTCCATCAGTTTCTGTACCAACACCACCTCCAAGTGTTACACCCACAAACACAAATTCTATGGTACCTTCACCGGTTGTGCCTCAGCCACCACAGCCACCCACGTCTGTCAGTTCCTTTTCAAATGCAAACACGCCTGTACCGGCAGATGGGACAGCTTTAACACAGCAGTCAGATCTTTTGCAACCATATAATACTCTAG CTCCTGTGCCTACGACGCAAACATCATTGGAACAAACATtgtcaataaaaaaagaaccgcACATACCAATGATTCAAGCGCCACACACAACAACCAATAACAGTTTAAACTTAATATCAGATGTAAAGCCTCCAGTTAATATGATGCCTACAAGTATGGCGACCAATCTGAATCTGGGAAACATAACAATGGCTAATCTCAATATGAATTTACCGCAAGGTTTGGCAACGCATATGTCGATGCACAATCAATTGGAGAATATGATAAACACCACTTCAGCGTTAACTAATATACAGAATTCGCATAATGCTACAATGTCACAGCAGCATTCCAATGGATTTTCTAATATCAAGCGTGAAAGTTCTCCGCCtaatatgttaaataacaaCGGTATACCTGGACTCAACATAGGAATGAACATGGGAGCAATGAGTTCAATTTTTGATCCTTTGCCTATCACCTCTATGCCGATGCAAATATCTCAAATGCCtataaagaaagaagagaaaccATTGCCCACCTCTCAACCGCCAATGGCTCAAAAGCCTATGGATG CCGGAGCTCTATTTGCAGACATGAGTACATTAGGAATACCACCAATGGGGAATCATTCGAATTCGCAACTCATGCCTGAAAAGAAGATGACGCCGCCTGACTCAAAGAATCCTGCTTCGAATTTTGCGTCTGCTTTCAAGAATAAG ACTGTAGAacaaaatgtgaaaaatgCCTCCTCATGGTCGTCTCTGGCTCAAGCTTCCAGTCCTCAATCTACAGCAGGAAGCAGCATGAAGAGTGCTGCTAGAGACTCATTCCAAGCATTCAAAAAGCAGGCCAAGGAAAAGCAAGATAGA CAAAGGGCTCTGATGGAACAACAAGAAATGCGTAGACAACAGAAGGAACAGGCGGAAAGGGAGCGTTTGCGGCAGGAgaacgaaagaagaagagaaagggaggaggAAGATGCACTAGATAAAGTTAGAAAAACTGTTGGCGACCAACAGGGGAATGTACTGTCTGCTACATCGAGGGCAGAAGAGGTTAAGGCTATTGTCGATACCGATAGCAGTAGTCCAAGTCACTCGTCCAGTCAAGACAAGGCCGCGGCTGAAAGAGAACGTCAAAGGCTACGGGAGCAAGAACGGCGGCGCCGCGAAGCG atgGCTGGACAAATAGACATGAACATGCAAAGTGATTTGATGGCTGCTTTTGAGGAATCGTTATAA
- the LOC144474392 gene encoding homeotic protein female sterile isoform X2: protein MRNEAKMQQVDTISQNNSLDVEERERLCNIPKTSAPGKTSTTPAAPPKEPPPRDEPPVEPVNGVVQPPVVPPPNRPGRVTNQLQFLQKGVLKPVWKHQFAWPFQQPVDAKKLNLPDYHKIIKQPMDLGTIKKRLENTYYWSGKECIQDFNTMFTNCYVYNKPGEDVVVMAQALEKLFLTKVAQMPKDEVELEVPVPKGPKGKKAGRVGAPVSGVAGGAGGTGRGRPSSGAAAVTSSVPNSLTPSATSAGTTGVIPMPPLGTQAPASVPGSTNTTTIAPPSSIGVTPMATHNSLPQQVVPPTSGYHAQPAMDPQAASAVPPPPQVPTAPTVMPPSQPAKLKKGVKRKADTTTPTANSFEPLYKLDPKNAKIPTRRESGRQIKKPTRQAEDGLVPFQANMPLIGAMAQQPQHTTGKSKEKLSEALKFCNEILKELFSKKHSGYAWPFYKPVDAELLGLHDYHDIIKKPMDLGTVKTKMDNREYKTAQEFASDVRLIFTNCYKYNPPDHDVVAMARKLQDVFEMRHAKIPDEPMGSMVGMKGSSSSASSSGSESSSESDDSEEERTQKLVALQQELKAMQEQMRKLVEESGKKKSKKKKPDKTKSRPMSNKSSSLVASHTGAMKELMKPSGGIPNVSDSVGASIASVAMGAGDLKMPGGMGGDLHHPAITVGPNKTHAAGGMSHHLPTAANPKQKGKGRGPGKAAAANTANKRPKANSRSAGTKKKSASSQPPPTTFDSEDEDNAKPMSYDEKRQLSLDINKLPGDKLGRVVHIIQSREPSLRDSNPDEIEIDFETLKPSTLRELESYVASCLRKKPHKKVSGKSKDEQMAEKKQELEKRLQDVTGQLGNVKKTAKKEDSSKSVDVVGTGGASGPSRLSASSSSSSDSDSSSSSLSSSSSDSSDSEAGNSSNRPPRKKAKKNTPSTGQPTTTTTTTPATTLNHSGGLLMNNQPPTNSTGPITKPAVTQPSNISSEQGGNNQQSVAVAAVTVGQGMPVASHTSMPAQPSRPTAMATAAPVKKPTPPPPTTSNPPTPSVSVPTPPPSVTPTNTNSMVPSPVVPQPPQPPTSVSSFSNANTPVPADGTALTQQSDLLQPYNTLAPVPTTQTSLEQTLSIKKEPHIPMIQAPHTTTNNSLNLISDVKPPVNMMPTSMATNLNLGNITMANLNMNLPQGLATHMSMHNQLENMINTTSALTNIQNSHNATMSQQHSNGFSNIKRESSPPNMLNNNGIPGLNIGMNMGAMSSIFDPLPITSMPMQISQMPIKKEEKPLPTSQPPMAQKPMDAGALFADMSTLGIPPMGNHSNSQLMPEKKMTPPDSKNPASNFASAFKNKTVEQNVKNASSWSSLAQASSPQSTAGSSMKSAARDSFQAFKKQAKEKQDRQRALMEQQEMRRQQKEQAERERLRQENERRREREEEDALDKVRKTVGDQQGNVLSATSRAEEVKAIVDTDSSSPSHSSSQDKAAAERERQRLREQERRRREAMAGQIDMNMQSDLMAAFEESL from the exons AAACGAAGCCAAGATGCAGCAGGTGGACACTATCTCACAAAATAATTCG TTAGATGTGGAGGAGCGAGAAAGGCTGTGTAATATACCGAAG ACAAGTGCACCTGGTAAGACATCAACTACACCAGCGGCTCCTCCAAAGGAACCACCTCCACGTGATGAACCGCCCGTGGAACCAGTCAATGGTGTAGTCCAACCACCTGTTGTGCCACCACCTAATCGCCCAGGGCGTGTTACCAATCAACTACAATTTCTCCAAAAAGGTGTGCTCAAACCAGTATGGAAGCATCAATTCGCGTGGCCTTTTCAACAACCTGTAGATGCCAAGAAACTCAATTTACCA GATTaccacaaaattataaaacaaccAATGGATTTGGGCACAATCAAAAAAAGATTAGAAAATACTTATTACTGGAGTGGGAAAGAATGTATTCAAGATTTCAATACAATGTTCACCAATTGCTACGTTTACAACAAACCTGGAGAAGATGTTGTAGTTATGGCACAAGctctcgaaaaattatttcttacaaaG GTTGCACAAATGCCAAAGGACGAAGTAGAACTCGAAGTTCCTGTTCCAAAGGGACCCAAAGGCAAAAAAGCTGGCAGAGTCGGAGCACCAGTAAGTGGAGTAGCAGGGGGTGCAGGAGGTACAGGTCGAGGTCGACCTTCATCTGGTGCAGCTGCAGTTACTTCCAGTGTACCAAATAGCCTAACGCCTTCAGCTACATCTGCTGGAACGACAGGCGTTATCCCTATGCCTCCACTTGGCACCCAAGCACCTGCATCTGTACCTGGGAGCACAAATACGACTACTATCGCGCCTCCATCAAGTATAGGTGTCACCCCAATGGCTACACACAATTCTTTGCCTCAACAAGTGGTCCCTCCAACCAGCGGTTACCATGCACAACCAGCAATGGACCCGCAAGCAGCCTCTGCTGTACCTCCTCCTCCACAAGTTCCCACTGCACCCACAGTAATGCCTCCATCACAACCTGCAAAACTTAAAAAGGGAGTGAAGAGAAAGGCTGATACTACAACTCCTACTGCAAATTCTTTTGAGCCTTTATATAAACTGGATCCTAAAAATGCCAAAATACCTACGAGACGAGAATCTGGCagacaaataaaaaag CCAACGAGGCAAGCGGAAGACGGCTTAGTGCCATTCCAGGCCAACATGCCCCTGATTGGGGCAATGGCCCAACAG ccTCAACATACCACTGGAAAGTCGAAGGAAAAACTTTCCGAAGCTTTGAAATTCtgcaatgaaattttgaagGAATTGTTCTCAAAAAAGCATTcg gGTTATGCGTGGCCCTTCTACAAACCAGTGGATGCGGAATTATTAGGTCTACATGACTATcatgatataataaagaaaccaATGGATCTTGGTACTGTAAAG ACGAAAATGGATAACCGTGAATATAAAACTGCACAAGAGTTTGCAAGTGACGTACGACTCATATTTacgaattgttataaatataatcctCCTGATCATGATGTTGTTGCAATGGCTAGAAAACTTCAAGATGTTTTCGAAATGAG GCACGCGAAAATTCCGGATGAACCCATGGGAAGTATGGTAGGCATGAAAGGTAGCAGTAGTAGCGCCAGTAGTTCGGGATCCGAAAGTTCTTCGGAGAGCGATGATTCAGAAGAGGAACGTACCCAAAAATTGGTTGCTTTGCAGCAAGAG cTTAAAGCTATGCAAGAACAAATGAGGAAACTAGTAGAAGAAAGCGGCAAAAAGAAgagtaaaaagaagaaacccGACAAAACGAAATCAAGGCCAATGAGCAATAAGAGTAGTAGTCTTGTTGCCAGTCATACTGGTGCCATGAAAGAACTAATGAAACCAAGTGGTGGGATTCCAAATGTCTCTGACAGTGTTGGTGCTAGTATAGCTAGTGTTGCAATGGGTGCAGGTGATTTGAAAATGCCTGGTGGTATGGGTGGTGATCTTCATCATCCAGCTATAACAGTAGGACCTAATAAAACTCATGCAGCAGGAGGCATGAGTCATCATCTGCCAACGGCGGCGAATCCCAagcaaaaaggaaaaggaagagGACCTGGAAAAGCTGCAGCTGCAAATACTGCAAATAAAAGGCCGAAAGCTAACAGTAGATCAGCTGGAACTAAGAAAAAGAGTGCCAGTAGTCAACCTCCTCCTACTACATTTGATTCGGAGGACGAAGACAATGCTAAACCAATGTCTTATGATGAGAAGAGACAACTTAGTCTggatattaacaaattaccTG gAGATAAATTAGGACGCGTCGTGCATATAATACAATCTCGAGAACCTTCATTGAGGGACTCAAACCCAGATGAGATAGAAATTGACTTTGAAACGCTAAAACCATCCACATTGAGGGAATTGGAAAGCTATGTCGCCTCATGTCTCAGAAAAAAGCCAC ataaaaaagttagTGGTAAATCTAAGGACGAACAAATGGCAGAGAAGAAACAGGAGCTAGAGAAAAGGTTACAAGATGTTACGGGGCAGTTAGGCAATGTTAAAAAAACTGCTAAGAAAG AAGACAGTAGTAAGTCGGTTGACGTAGTTGGAACTGGAGGAGCTAGTGGGCCTTCGCGATTGTCGGCATCAAGCAGTAGTAGCAGCGATAGCGACTCCAGCAGTAGTTCACTTTCTTCGAGCTCCAGTGATTCAAGCGACAGTGAAGCAG GAAACTCTTCCAATCGTCCTCCAAGAAAGAAAGCAAAGAAGAATACACCAAGTACGGGGCAACCAACAACAACAACTACTACTACGCCG GCAACTACACTGAATCACAGCGGAGGTCTTTTAATGAACAATCAACCCCCAACAAATTCTACGGGACCAATAACAAAACCAGCTGTAACACAACCTAGCAATATATCTTCAGAACAAG gTGGTAATAATCAACAGTCTGTGGCAGTAGCAGCTGTTACAGTTGGTCAAGGAATGCCTGTAGCAAGTCACACGTCTATGCCAGCGCAACCATCGCGACCTACGGCTATGGCTACTGCAGCACCTGTAAAAAAGCCAACTCCTCCACCACCAACTACTTCTAATCCACCAACTCCATCAGTTTCTGTACCAACACCACCTCCAAGTGTTACACCCACAAACACAAATTCTATGGTACCTTCACCGGTTGTGCCTCAGCCACCACAGCCACCCACGTCTGTCAGTTCCTTTTCAAATGCAAACACGCCTGTACCGGCAGATGGGACAGCTTTAACACAGCAGTCAGATCTTTTGCAACCATATAATACTCTAG CTCCTGTGCCTACGACGCAAACATCATTGGAACAAACATtgtcaataaaaaaagaaccgcACATACCAATGATTCAAGCGCCACACACAACAACCAATAACAGTTTAAACTTAATATCAGATGTAAAGCCTCCAGTTAATATGATGCCTACAAGTATGGCGACCAATCTGAATCTGGGAAACATAACAATGGCTAATCTCAATATGAATTTACCGCAAGGTTTGGCAACGCATATGTCGATGCACAATCAATTGGAGAATATGATAAACACCACTTCAGCGTTAACTAATATACAGAATTCGCATAATGCTACAATGTCACAGCAGCATTCCAATGGATTTTCTAATATCAAGCGTGAAAGTTCTCCGCCtaatatgttaaataacaaCGGTATACCTGGACTCAACATAGGAATGAACATGGGAGCAATGAGTTCAATTTTTGATCCTTTGCCTATCACCTCTATGCCGATGCAAATATCTCAAATGCCtataaagaaagaagagaaaccATTGCCCACCTCTCAACCGCCAATGGCTCAAAAGCCTATGGATG CCGGAGCTCTATTTGCAGACATGAGTACATTAGGAATACCACCAATGGGGAATCATTCGAATTCGCAACTCATGCCTGAAAAGAAGATGACGCCGCCTGACTCAAAGAATCCTGCTTCGAATTTTGCGTCTGCTTTCAAGAATAAG ACTGTAGAacaaaatgtgaaaaatgCCTCCTCATGGTCGTCTCTGGCTCAAGCTTCCAGTCCTCAATCTACAGCAGGAAGCAGCATGAAGAGTGCTGCTAGAGACTCATTCCAAGCATTCAAAAAGCAGGCCAAGGAAAAGCAAGATAGA CAAAGGGCTCTGATGGAACAACAAGAAATGCGTAGACAACAGAAGGAACAGGCGGAAAGGGAGCGTTTGCGGCAGGAgaacgaaagaagaagagaaagggaggaggAAGATGCACTAGATAAAGTTAGAAAAACTGTTGGCGACCAACAGGGGAATGTACTGTCTGCTACATCGAGGGCAGAAGAGGTTAAGGCTATTGTCGATACCGATAGCAGTAGTCCAAGTCACTCGTCCAGTCAAGACAAGGCCGCGGCTGAAAGAGAACGTCAAAGGCTACGGGAGCAAGAACGGCGGCGCCGCGAAGCG atgGCTGGACAAATAGACATGAACATGCAAAGTGATTTGATGGCTGCTTTTGAGGAATCGTTATAA